Proteins encoded within one genomic window of Myxococcota bacterium:
- the fabG gene encoding 3-oxoacyl-ACP reductase FabG, translated as MTRRALVTGASRGIGRACALGLARAGFDVALGFQKNAEAAQAVEKELRALGREAALVPFDVADRAGAAAALERDLAAHGPYWGVVLAAGIHQDAAFPALSGEAWDRVIGANLGGFFNVLRPLVMPLVRLHDGGRIVAISSVAALAGNRGQVNYAASKAGLHGATKALALELAKRAITVNCVAPGLVETEMLAGAPVDELRRMIPMQRLGRPDEIASLVVYLFSEGAGYLTGQVISVNGGMI; from the coding sequence GTGACTCGCCGGGCGCTGGTGACCGGCGCGAGCCGCGGGATCGGCCGCGCCTGCGCGCTCGGCCTCGCGCGCGCCGGCTTCGACGTGGCGCTCGGCTTCCAGAAGAACGCCGAGGCGGCGCAGGCCGTCGAGAAAGAGCTGCGCGCGCTGGGGCGGGAGGCCGCGCTCGTGCCGTTCGACGTGGCCGATCGCGCCGGCGCGGCGGCGGCGCTCGAGCGCGACCTCGCTGCGCACGGCCCGTACTGGGGCGTGGTGCTCGCGGCGGGCATTCACCAGGACGCGGCCTTCCCGGCGCTCTCGGGCGAGGCCTGGGACCGCGTGATCGGCGCGAACCTGGGCGGCTTCTTCAACGTGCTGCGCCCGCTGGTCATGCCGCTCGTGCGGCTGCACGACGGCGGGCGGATCGTGGCCATCTCCTCGGTGGCCGCGCTCGCGGGCAATCGCGGGCAGGTGAACTACGCGGCCTCGAAGGCGGGTCTGCACGGGGCGACCAAGGCGCTCGCGCTCGAGCTCGCCAAGCGCGCGATCACGGTGAACTGCGTCGCGCCGGGGCTGGTCGAGACCGAGATGCTGGCGGGCGCGCCGGTCGACGAGCTGCGGCGCATGATCCCGATGCAACGGCTCGGCCGGCCCGATGAGATCGCCTCGCTCGTGGTGTATCTGTTCTCGGAAGGCGCAGGCTATCTCACGGGCCAGGTGATCTCGGTGAACGGGGGCATGATTTGA
- a CDS encoding lipid A biosynthesis acyltransferase, which yields MTAPSAWAQKSERGNWGWLRFGLWSYRKGGRPLLMLVLVPITAYFVVLDAVCRRSSREWLRTAFATPAGRAALHRRPGLFRTWRHVFGFSGVVADRMILWAGGGDAFHIDHRGGERLLELASQGRGAILVGAHLGSFDMLRLIAGQYGLRVNVLMFTEHAERVNQFFESLGGGSRVRVIPVDPGSVQSAFEVKACLERGEFVGILADRVHPGGRERPVALPFAGRPAAFPLSPFLLAVVLGAPVFLSLCLCTGWQRYFAVTEPLFEGGRVPRDMREKAAQELLEAWVRRLEHYALENPMQWFNFYDFYGDGLRALELAP from the coding sequence GTGACTGCGCCGTCGGCCTGGGCGCAGAAGAGCGAACGCGGCAATTGGGGCTGGCTGCGCTTCGGGCTCTGGTCGTACCGCAAAGGCGGCCGGCCGCTGCTCATGCTGGTGCTGGTGCCGATCACGGCCTACTTCGTGGTGCTCGACGCCGTGTGCCGGCGCTCGTCGCGCGAGTGGCTGCGCACGGCGTTCGCCACCCCCGCGGGCCGCGCCGCGCTGCACCGGCGGCCCGGCCTGTTCCGGACCTGGCGGCACGTGTTCGGCTTCTCGGGCGTGGTGGCCGACCGGATGATCCTCTGGGCCGGCGGCGGCGACGCGTTTCACATCGATCACCGCGGCGGCGAGCGCCTGCTCGAGCTGGCCAGCCAGGGCCGCGGCGCCATCCTGGTGGGCGCGCACCTGGGCAGCTTCGACATGCTGCGGCTGATCGCGGGTCAGTACGGACTGCGCGTGAACGTGCTGATGTTCACCGAGCACGCGGAGCGCGTGAACCAGTTCTTCGAGTCACTCGGCGGCGGCAGCCGCGTGCGCGTGATTCCGGTGGACCCGGGCTCGGTCCAGAGCGCGTTCGAGGTCAAGGCATGTCTCGAGCGCGGTGAGTTCGTGGGCATCCTGGCGGACCGCGTGCACCCGGGCGGCCGCGAGCGGCCCGTGGCGCTGCCCTTCGCCGGCCGGCCCGCGGCCTTTCCGCTCTCGCCGTTCCTGCTGGCGGTGGTGCTCGGTGCGCCCGTGTTCCTGTCGCTCTGCCTGTGCACGGGCTGGCAGCGCTACTTCGCGGTGACCGAGCCGCTGTTCGAAGGCGGGCGCGTGCCGCGCGACATGCGCGAGAAGGCGGCGCAGGAGCTGCTCGAGGCCTGGGTGCGCCGGCTCGAGCACTACGCGCTCGAGAACCCGATGCAGTGGTTCAACTTCTACGATTTCTACGGCGACGGCCTGCGCGCGCTCGAGCTCGCGCCGTGA
- a CDS encoding glycosyltransferase family 2 protein has protein sequence MRPCALIPCYEHGEPLRGVLESIAPFDLPCLVIDDGSGPDTLRRLDAIERELRFVRVERLVPNRGKGAALKRGFRLAADLGFTHAITLDADGQHEVAKIPAFLEAMRKDPDAMVLGEPVFDASAPRSRIWARQLSRVAIWLATLSFDVRDPLCGMRAFPLSLALEVARAGVGNRMEFDPEFAARAVFAGAPVRNVPVRVVYPPNGLSHFDVGRDFPVMGATYLRLWLGMLARAPQLMRRWSES, from the coding sequence GTGAGGCCGTGCGCGCTGATTCCCTGCTACGAGCACGGCGAGCCGCTGCGCGGCGTGCTCGAGTCGATCGCGCCGTTCGACCTGCCGTGTCTCGTGATCGACGACGGCAGCGGCCCCGACACGCTGCGCCGGCTCGACGCGATCGAGCGCGAGCTGCGCTTCGTGCGCGTGGAGCGATTGGTCCCCAACCGCGGCAAGGGCGCGGCGCTGAAGCGCGGCTTCCGGCTCGCGGCGGACCTGGGCTTCACGCACGCGATCACGCTCGACGCCGACGGCCAGCACGAGGTCGCGAAGATCCCCGCGTTCCTCGAGGCCATGCGCAAGGACCCCGACGCCATGGTGCTGGGCGAGCCGGTCTTCGACGCCAGCGCCCCGCGCTCGCGCATCTGGGCGCGCCAGCTCTCGCGGGTCGCGATCTGGCTCGCCACGCTCTCGTTCGACGTGCGCGACCCGCTGTGCGGCATGCGCGCCTTCCCGCTGTCGCTCGCGCTCGAGGTCGCGCGCGCAGGCGTCGGGAACCGCATGGAGTTCGATCCCGAGTTCGCGGCGCGTGCCGTGTTCGCGGGCGCACCGGTGCGCAACGTGCCCGTGCGCGTGGTCTACCCGCCCAACGGTCTCTCGCACTTCGACGTGGGCCGCGACTTCCCGGTCATGGGCGCGACCTACCTGCGCCTGTGGCTGGGCATGCTCGCGCGCGCGCCGCAGCTCATGCGCCGCTGGAGTGAGTCGTGA
- a CDS encoding AMP-binding protein: MSDPTAAPRFVPLGELLAAGRDPRALVAFSRGGERTFADFAGRVAALAQALSARRASRWLLFSEDSYAFAVGLFALAHAGARALIAPNRQSQTLAELALHAEGALVDPGIGESELARLPRLDPLGAEPERAPRFRALDPAQGLAELSTSGTTGPGKAVPKALGHLDREVAVHEQLFGARLGPRTRVFATVSHQHLYGLLFRLLWPLASGRAFCSETFLHLEELFPRMREAGEFALATTPVHLRRMRADAELPSLRAGVRAVFSSGGPLDLDVARDVAERLGQAPLEIFGSTETGGVAWRAQDVAGESAAWRAFPGVTLALEPAEQRLSVRSPYVSQGSTTGAGDLQELVMGDRAELVPGGFQLLGRADRIVKVGEKRLALPEMESQLRAHPWVADAALLAFDVSGDARVGAVLALSDSGEAALAERGRRVVGASLAEHLADYWDRVLLPRAWRYVDELPRDPQGKTSRAALLALFEEGTERGAVLAPVLLGERREARSLSRELRVPPDLAFLDGHFPSHPVVAGVVQVHWVMLAARELVGPGFRARSIEGLRFRELLLPGQAFTLELELSAAGDSLGFRLQDGARVFSSGKVVLR, encoded by the coding sequence GTGAGCGACCCCACTGCCGCGCCGCGCTTCGTCCCGCTCGGGGAGCTACTCGCCGCGGGCCGCGACCCGCGCGCGCTGGTCGCTTTCTCGCGCGGGGGCGAGCGCACCTTCGCCGACTTCGCGGGCCGCGTGGCAGCGCTCGCGCAGGCGCTCAGCGCGCGGCGCGCCTCGCGCTGGCTCTTGTTCTCGGAGGACAGCTACGCGTTCGCGGTCGGGCTGTTCGCGCTGGCCCACGCCGGGGCGCGCGCGCTGATCGCCCCCAATCGCCAGAGTCAGACGCTCGCGGAGCTGGCGCTGCACGCCGAGGGAGCGCTGGTCGACCCGGGCATCGGCGAGTCGGAGCTCGCGCGCCTGCCGCGGCTCGACCCGCTGGGCGCGGAGCCCGAGCGCGCGCCGCGCTTTCGAGCGCTCGACCCGGCGCAGGGGCTCGCGGAGCTCTCGACCTCGGGCACGACCGGGCCGGGCAAGGCGGTGCCCAAGGCGCTGGGTCACCTCGATCGCGAGGTCGCGGTCCACGAGCAGCTGTTCGGCGCGCGCCTCGGGCCGCGCACGCGCGTGTTCGCGACCGTGTCACACCAGCACCTGTACGGGCTCTTGTTCCGGCTCTTGTGGCCGCTCGCCTCGGGGCGCGCGTTCTGCTCGGAGACCTTCCTGCACCTGGAGGAGCTCTTCCCGCGCATGCGCGAGGCCGGTGAGTTCGCGCTGGCGACGACGCCGGTGCACCTGCGCCGCATGCGCGCCGACGCCGAGCTCCCGAGCCTGCGCGCGGGCGTGCGCGCGGTGTTCTCGTCGGGCGGGCCGCTAGACCTCGACGTGGCGCGCGACGTGGCCGAGCGGCTGGGCCAGGCGCCGCTCGAGATCTTCGGCTCGACGGAGACCGGCGGCGTGGCGTGGCGCGCGCAGGACGTGGCCGGTGAGTCGGCCGCCTGGCGCGCGTTTCCGGGAGTCACACTGGCGCTCGAGCCCGCGGAGCAGCGGCTCAGCGTGCGCTCGCCCTACGTGAGTCAGGGCTCGACCACGGGCGCCGGCGACCTGCAGGAGCTCGTGATGGGCGACCGCGCCGAGCTCGTGCCGGGCGGGTTCCAGCTGCTGGGCCGCGCGGACCGGATCGTGAAGGTCGGCGAGAAGCGGCTGGCGCTGCCCGAAATGGAGTCGCAGCTGCGGGCGCACCCGTGGGTCGCGGACGCGGCGCTGCTGGCCTTCGACGTCTCGGGCGACGCGCGCGTGGGCGCGGTGCTGGCGCTCAGTGACTCGGGCGAGGCGGCGCTCGCGGAGCGCGGCCGGCGCGTAGTCGGCGCGAGCCTCGCGGAACACCTCGCCGACTACTGGGACCGGGTGCTCCTGCCGCGGGCCTGGCGCTACGTGGACGAGCTGCCGCGCGACCCGCAGGGCAAGACCTCGCGCGCGGCGCTCCTGGCGCTGTTCGAAGAGGGCACAGAGCGCGGCGCCGTGCTCGCGCCCGTGCTGCTCGGCGAACGGCGCGAGGCGCGCAGCCTCTCGCGCGAGCTGCGCGTGCCGCCGGACCTGGCCTTTCTCGACGGCCACTTCCCGAGTCACCCGGTGGTGGCCGGCGTGGTGCAGGTGCACTGGGTGATGCTGGCCGCGCGCGAGCTCGTCGGCCCCGGCTTCCGCGCGCGCTCGATCGAGGGCCTGCGCTTCCGCGAGCTGTTGCTGCCCGGCCAGGCCTTCACGCTCGAGCTCGAGCTCTCGGCGGCGGGTGACTCGCTCGGCTTCCGCCTGCAGGACGGGGCGCGCGTGTTCTCGTCGGGCAAGGTGGTGCTGCGGTGA
- a CDS encoding phosphopantetheine-binding protein has translation MPPAVPTSRQEIQARLLAILTREFDIDAAEISPETDLQDDLDFDSLDGVALAGWIEEETGLALSDGDIEQMRTIGEIVELVHERVSTARRA, from the coding sequence GTGCCCCCCGCAGTTCCGACCTCGCGACAAGAGATCCAGGCGCGTCTGCTCGCGATCCTGACGCGCGAGTTCGACATCGACGCAGCCGAGATCTCCCCGGAGACCGACCTGCAGGACGATCTCGACTTCGACAGCCTCGACGGCGTGGCGCTGGCCGGCTGGATCGAGGAGGAGACCGGCCTCGCGCTCTCGGACGGCGACATCGAGCAGATGCGGACGATCGGCGAGATCGTGGAGCTCGTGCACGAGCGCGTGAGCACGGCGAGGCGCGCCTGA
- a CDS encoding phosphopantetheine-binding protein: MSGLESELKRLIVEALVLEDIAPDEIESEAPLFVEGLGLDSIDALELAMALEERFGVKIEDDPDENRRIFASVRSLAEFVNSQLAH, from the coding sequence ATTAGCGGGTTGGAGTCGGAGCTGAAGCGGCTCATTGTCGAGGCGCTGGTGCTCGAGGACATCGCACCGGACGAGATCGAGAGCGAGGCCCCACTGTTCGTCGAGGGTCTCGGGCTCGACTCGATCGATGCGCTCGAGCTGGCCATGGCCCTCGAGGAGCGCTTCGGCGTGAAGATCGAAGACGACCCGGACGAGAATCGCCGCATCTTCGCCTCGGTGCGAAGCCTCGCGGAATTCGTGAACTCACAGCTCGCCCACTGA
- a CDS encoding lysophospholipid acyltransferase family protein: METLSRALRTGVAFAVFGLGSLWLAFAWLPLRRRFDHKAEPWRRAQLGIHRLFRFHSGLMERLGLIGVTWVGAEALDRPGPKIIVANHPSLIDVVLIIARLPQADCIISSDRATNAFLGGSARAADYIANDSGVEVVREAARRLREGRTLVVFPEGTRTPESGELGHFQRGAAHIALASGLDMLPIEISVEPRMLMKGQSWYHVPPRAGQYTLRVGEPVVAKKYLDGSESSVMAARKLTRALRARFARGSTTDASH, encoded by the coding sequence TTGGAGACCCTCTCGCGCGCGCTCCGCACCGGCGTCGCCTTCGCCGTGTTCGGCCTGGGGAGCTTGTGGCTCGCGTTCGCATGGCTGCCGCTGCGGCGCAGGTTCGACCACAAGGCGGAGCCGTGGCGGCGCGCGCAGCTCGGAATCCACCGGCTGTTCCGCTTCCACTCGGGGCTGATGGAGCGGCTGGGCCTGATCGGAGTGACCTGGGTCGGCGCCGAGGCCCTCGACAGGCCGGGGCCGAAGATCATTGTCGCCAACCATCCGTCGCTGATCGACGTGGTGCTGATCATCGCGCGGCTGCCGCAGGCCGACTGCATCATCTCGAGCGACCGCGCGACGAACGCCTTCCTCGGCGGCTCGGCGCGGGCCGCGGACTACATCGCAAATGACTCCGGGGTCGAGGTCGTGCGCGAGGCCGCGCGCCGCCTGCGCGAGGGGCGGACCCTGGTGGTCTTCCCGGAGGGCACGCGGACCCCGGAATCGGGCGAGCTGGGCCACTTCCAGCGCGGGGCCGCCCACATCGCGCTCGCCTCCGGCTTGGATATGCTTCCCATTGAAATCAGCGTCGAGCCGCGCATGCTCATGAAGGGGCAATCGTGGTATCACGTTCCGCCACGGGCGGGACAATACACGTTGCGGGTGGGCGAGCCGGTGGTCGCGAAGAAGTACCTCGACGGCAGCGAGTCGTCGGTCATGGCGGCTCGCAAGCTGACGCGGGCGTTGCGGGCGCGTTTCGCGAGGGGGAGCACAACAGATGCAAGCCATTAG